The Phyllopteryx taeniolatus isolate TA_2022b chromosome 9, UOR_Ptae_1.2, whole genome shotgun sequence genome contains a region encoding:
- the LOC133483464 gene encoding RING finger protein 208-like — MSTNEELECVVCCHEYSHSQRVPRLLHCSHTFCVPCLEKLANVDTDIQTICCPLCRRITTFQARLALPEALWVNTEIWDHIPKKEQKKRTEESVEDLNKKLFRPMLSNSNHTAFKSRLHKVFNCFLLEEGQFWSDSIVVI, encoded by the exons ATGTCGACAAATGAAGAGCTggagtgtgtggtgtgctgccACGAGTACTCACACAGTCAGCGGGTCCCGCGACTGCTGCACTGCAGTCACACATTCTGCGTCCCTTGTCTGGAGAAACTGGCCAACGTGGACACCGACATCCAAACCATCTGCTGCCCCCTGTGTCGCAGGATCACCACCTTTCAAGCCAGACTCGCCCTGCCTGAGGCATTGTGGGTAAACACTGAGATTTGGGATCACATACCAAAGAAAGAGCAGAAGAAGAGGACGGAGGAATCCGTGGAGGATTTGAACAAGAAGCTCTTCAGGCCCATGTT GTCGAATTCAAATCACACTGCTTTCAAGTCCAGACTGCATAAAGTGTTCAACTGTTTTCTGCTGGAGGAGGGACAATTTTGGTCTGATTCTATCGTTGTCATTTGA